From a region of the Lactuca sativa cultivar Salinas chromosome 4, Lsat_Salinas_v11, whole genome shotgun sequence genome:
- the LOC122197507 gene encoding uncharacterized protein LOC122197507 → MKASSLRREIIGIKKLCARCPKHGITEYQLLQYFIEGMTPMEIRLLNASSGRSLPDKTPTEIRNLIKNMAEDSKHSSHDEEWYTDAPRGVKEVQTPQIEAQLSELTKVVMMLAKDKGVQPIPRPYGICTQVGHPTGMCPQLQEEDYEEAKAMGGFLGSNQRGYEQPRGDIRWSNNQGWGRNQQGNYQPSQPHQYQQRPPFPSQNFQPRQPQHPPQQSGSSKTKASIKNIEKQVSQLATSVSKLESQGKLPAQTETNPRHNVCVITLRGGKSYDGLKVSVDQKEEEIVVEEATKEEKKEEKTIEKKPFITESKATPAPLPERLKSTKKEREENEIMQMFKRVQINIPLLEAIK, encoded by the exons GAAACTTTGTGCTCGATGCCCAAAGCATGGAATTACCGAATATCAGCTTCTCCAATATTTCATTGAAGGAATGACTCCTATGGAAATAAGGCTTCTTAATGCCTCTAGTGGCAGATCTTTACCCGACAAGACTCCTACTGAAATCCGCAATCTAATCAAGAACATGGCTGAAGATTCCAAACATTCAAGccatgatgaagaatggtacacggATGCACCCCGAGGTGTAAAGGAGGTCCAAACTCCTCAAATTGAAGCTCAATTGTCCGAGCTTACGAAAGTGGTTATGATGCTAGCCAAAGACAAAGGTGTGCAGCCCATACCCCGCCCATACGGTATTTGTACTCAAGTGGGGCATCCAACCGGCATGTGCCCTCAACTTCAAGAGGAAGATTATGAAGAAGCAAAAGCCATGGGAGGTTTTCTTGGGTCTAATCAAAGGGGATATGAGCAGCCACGGGGTGATATAAGATGGAGTAACAATCAAGGTTGGGGAAGAAATCAACAAGGAAATTATCAACCAAGTCAACCACATCAATACCAACAAAGACCACCTTTTCCATCACAAAACTTTCAACCAAGGCAACCACAACACCCTCCTCAACAATCAGGTTCATCAa AGACAAAAGCAAGCATAAAGAACATAGAGAAACAAGTTTCACAGCTTGCTACTTCCGTAAGCAAATTAGAatctcaaggaaagttacctGCACAAACTGAAACAAACCCAAGGCACAACGTGTGTGTCATCACATTGAGAGGCGGAAAGAGTTATGATGGTCTAAAAGTGTCAGTTGATCAAAAGGAAGAAGAAATAGTGGTAGAAGAGGCAaccaaagaagagaagaaggaagagaAAACAATCGAAAAGAAGCCCTTCATCACCGAGTCTAAAGCCACACCTGCTCCATTGCCCGAAAGATTAAAGAGCACGAAGAAAGAACGGGAGGAGAATGAGATCATGcaaatgttcaagagagttcaaatCAACATTCCACTCCTCGAGGCCATCAAGTAG